One genomic segment of Nitrospira sp. includes these proteins:
- a CDS encoding cytochrome P460 family protein, which produces MLGSLEMTRAAFVSAVKRKDPGDYTLNVVVVRLLAIALTVSRWRTNPAQVPGVPVPKHYRTWPLIESDVDVSGAARYLRFAVCPKAASVTDEDTFPVGTALVVETFSSAPGTGGQLRSVFVMEKVSSLDRQGLGRRSREGWAYATYDAIGRVVASDALDCGVCRLPVM; this is translated from the coding sequence ATGCTCGGTAGTCTCGAAATGACACGTGCGGCGTTCGTCAGCGCCGTGAAGAGGAAAGATCCTGGCGACTACACGCTCAACGTGGTGGTTGTCCGGCTTCTGGCGATCGCGCTGACGGTCTCCCGCTGGCGGACGAATCCAGCGCAGGTGCCGGGTGTGCCGGTGCCGAAGCACTATCGGACCTGGCCGCTGATCGAGTCCGATGTAGATGTGTCCGGAGCTGCTCGATATCTGAGATTTGCCGTTTGTCCGAAGGCGGCATCGGTGACCGACGAGGACACGTTTCCCGTCGGGACGGCGCTGGTTGTGGAAACCTTCTCGTCCGCCCCTGGGACCGGGGGACAATTGCGATCGGTCTTTGTGATGGAAAAGGTGTCGAGCCTGGATCGCCAGGGCTTGGGGCGCCGTTCGCGTGAGGGCTGGGCCTATGCGACTTACGATGCGATCGGCCGTGTGGTGGCGAGCGATGCCTTGGATTGCGGCGTCTGCCGATTGCCCGTGATGTGA
- a CDS encoding helix-turn-helix domain-containing protein, translated as MEPPLLRVQEAAALLRVSKWTIYRWIEEGRLRATKIGRGSLRIFRASLNGLIEGQCTDQAIRESNGRSKVVRVRSSLRASKRRT; from the coding sequence ATGGAGCCACCGTTATTGCGAGTCCAAGAGGCGGCCGCGCTGCTCAGGGTCAGTAAGTGGACGATCTATCGGTGGATCGAGGAGGGCCGCTTGCGCGCGACGAAGATCGGCCGCGGGAGCCTGCGCATCTTTCGCGCATCGCTGAACGGACTCATCGAAGGCCAGTGTACCGATCAGGCGATCCGGGAATCGAATGGGCGCAGCAAGGTAGTGCGCGTGCGATCGAGTCTGCGCGCGAGCAAGCGGCGAACATGA
- a CDS encoding cytochrome P460 family protein, translating to MKHGIAIMMVLLLWGCSEMGTTPTAKAPAKPKDGELAYPSDYKTWPKFLSEVQRPDAKQIRELFVNQVGARTNQSQQFPNGTVMVMELHKAKMNGDAPETGADGKLIKGDLGKVFVMAKGDGWGQDVPDNLKNGNWVFSAFGPDGKPLAEDFTKCRACHAPLAAKDFVHRYDEYFDKRMAR from the coding sequence ATGAAACACGGAATCGCAATCATGATGGTGCTGCTCCTGTGGGGATGCAGTGAAATGGGGACGACTCCGACGGCGAAGGCGCCGGCGAAGCCGAAGGACGGCGAATTGGCGTATCCGTCGGACTATAAGACTTGGCCGAAGTTTCTCTCTGAGGTCCAGCGGCCGGATGCGAAACAGATACGCGAGCTCTTTGTGAATCAGGTCGGGGCGCGAACGAACCAGAGCCAGCAGTTTCCCAACGGGACTGTCATGGTCATGGAGTTACACAAGGCCAAGATGAACGGGGACGCACCGGAAACCGGCGCGGACGGCAAGCTCATCAAGGGCGATCTCGGGAAAGTGTTCGTGATGGCCAAGGGCGACGGGTGGGGGCAGGACGTGCCGGACAATCTGAAAAACGGGAACTGGGTCTTTTCCGCCTTCGGTCCGGACGGGAAGCCGTTGGCCGAAGATTTCACGAAGTGCCGCGCGTGCCATGCTCCGCTGGCAGCGAAAGATTTCGTGCATCGCTATGACGAGTATTTCGACAAGCGTATGGCGCGCTAG